gtaaccactgcacagtagcatctcatgtagaagcagCCTCTAGGTATTCTACCATTGCCTCATCTTCCCAGCTAgtctgcttgtttgttttattgtatcTTTTCTAACCCTCAGATTATGAGCAATGAGTCCCTCTCCCATTTGCTTCAGTTAGAAAGCACTGTTTCCCAAAGAAAGACAAAGATTGTCTAATTGGGAGAGGGACTCATTTCTCTGGAATTTGTCTCCAATGCCTAGCACAAGGAATTGCTCACCTTTCACTGCAGTATTTAGATGTTACCCTAATAGAAGAGGCACTAAACCTAAAAAATTACTCCTACAGAGTCAACAAGAACGAAACTATATCAACTATATCAATGAACTGCTTCATGGTGATCAAAAATCAGTATTGAATATATCCTGTTACTAGTGAAGAGTAGGAGATGTAAATAAAAGCTAGTAAATATTCATCATGTTAATGATGTGTTTGATGTTCTCGTTACTTGTAGATGACTCATTGCAGGGTCTTTCTTCATGCTTTTAACACTGTGAGTAACGTTTTCATAAAAGATTAGCTCCAGAGGTGTTCAAGGCTCCAGTTTGCTTGTGGATAAAAAATGTAGTTTTGCAAAACCATTCAAGAACAGTATGTTTACCTAGGTGGCAAGCTTTCTTGGGTTATAGCTAACCTTAGGAATATGCCAGTTGAAACACTGGGCTTTGAAGCGGTCCACTGCTGCCTGGTAACAATCATGGTTGGTGAGGGTCAGCCTCTCTGACAGAATCTGGTTAGTAAGCTCATTTGATGCTGTGATGAGGTAGATGATCTTTCTCATGGATTCCCGAATAAGCTCTTTAGCCTGTGCAAAAAACAGACTCTTTATAAtcttaagaaaatattaaaagaaaataggGGATGGGGAAGGTTACGGACTGTCAACTTCCAAGTAAACCCACCTATTAGGTCtccttgcaaaaaaataaataaataacagtgGCTAGTCTTCTTCAGTATCCCTCAGGAAGAATGTCTCTGACCTTCAACACTTGCACTGATAACTCAGTAGCACTAAAGTAGATAATGAATCTGAAGTATTGTTTTCCCTTTGTAAAATGGCTGGAGATGGACAAAGACATTTCTTGGCAACAAAACCTATCAGGTTAATTTTTGTGTTCAGACATTTATATTCCCACTTGGGAGGTTACCACCATAGTGCCTTGTGTGTTGGTCACAGAATTTTAAGTGATAATGGAGAAAAACTCAGATAATGCTTACTGATCAGAGCTGCATTCTGTTATAATCTGGGCCCAACGATATGATTGGAGCAACTCCTGACTTATGGTCCTATGACAGAATTTAAAATGGTCTTAGGAACAATCAGAATTTTAATTTTACCTCTAGGTGTGTTTTCATTTCCTCTGCAATCTTCTTAGCCTCATACATGTCATTAGTAGCCATCAGTTTCCGTTTCATGATTGCAAGAGGCACATCAGGACTAGGAGTCAGATCATAGTGTTTCACAGGTGGCAGAGAAATAGGGGTAGATTTCTTTCCGCTGCCCTGAAACTGCATCAGTTTCATGGACGAAATGCTCTGCACACGAAAAAGCAAACACACAAATAAAGAGCATTTTTGGTTGATGTTCAGCTTTTAAACAGCCACAAAAacatgttcattttttaaatgtgctgtTTCACAAGATCCAAACTGCACTAAAATGGCTAATTTTCAGAGTTCCCCAACACTAAAAGTCATACCACCTGAATTTTAGACATGCTTTAAAGGATACTTCTATTGATATAGTGTATAATGGGAGGTATAATGTCATTTATGAATAGCATGCCAATGTATAGAGCTTTCCACCTAAGGACCTTAATGCAACTTTCAATACAGCTCATAGTGCTCTGAGAACAGGTATACAGCCCTTTTATGGGAAGGCAAAGTGAAGCAGTGTGCAGTACAGTCAGTGCAAGAACCAAAAAGAGAACCCTTAGGCGTGTCCAGATGAACACGGTCATGAGGTATGAGGTGccgcaaacacatttgcagcaccAAATACCGtacagtccagtgttctccatgctgcaagggcgcGCTGCCTAAGTGTGTGCTGCACTGGGTTTTTTCTctgtggatatccaggggtcaaaaaaactgcagggaaaaaaaaaaaggagcaatgcATGCTGGGCCAGTGCACGCTACTGAAAAACACTGCTGAGCcacccagagctgtgctccactgccagccaggctctgtgaggcagaatcaccatggctgcagccctgagaggcccccaagatcccaggtaaggctgctggggccagcacagtgctggccccagcctcccctaccccacccggggcaacATGCCGTGCACCAAAGCATGAGTGGCACGGGCGTTTCCCAGAGACAAGCAACGGTGGCACAAGGtacaccactgctacttgtccccagggaaccaaatgtccatgcatgtctggacacGCCCCTTGTGTCCTAACTCCCAATCTCCTGTTTTAAGCCCAGGATCAAATTTCCTCTTGTCAAATCCCTGCAGGGcaagggtatcaaactcattAGGCCCCACAAGCTAGataagtggtgtggggctggtgtgtAGGCTGGGTTGTACTGCAGACCAGTCTCATACactggatccagtgcacagggccagtttGCTGTGGGCACTACATGCAGCAGGCACCCTGTCCTGGCCCACTGTGCAGTGCACACAGACCAGCCCCTcacaccacatgcagtgcatgaAACCAGTCAGGCTGCACTGCATGTGACATGTTGGTCCAGTCCAGAACTCACAGGTAGCATCATGGCccagatgatagggctctgtgggctgtatctttgacccCCTGCTCTAGTGGAAAAGCCCTGTGTCAGGTCTACTGTAACTACTATTCTACCCTACCTGCCTTGTTGTTTTAGCCTACTTTCTCATCTAGGCCTCAAAGCAACAGCAAAGAACAACAGAGTGGACTGAATGCTGGAATGGCACTCTGTGCTCAAGATGCATGTACAAGCTGAAGGGGCTGCAGAATAGCAAATGGCTACTAGCCCTTGCATGGGGAATTAGGAAGTGGAGTAGAAGGAAGGGTATGAGAGTGGAGGAAGAGAAATTGGGAGTTTTTCTTTAAGCCAAAGAATGAATGCAGTGAAAGAAAGACTTGTATACAGATAGGGAGTTGTGATTCCCCAGCTCTGAGTGGGCTTGCTTGTGAAATGTATTTAGAACCTCAGGATCTCAATCCTCATACACCAGCAATTTTAAAGGGATGGAAGTATGTGGGGAGAAACACGATACCTAAATCATATTCAACTCTCAACTCCTCTTAAATGAATACTCACTTTGTTTCCATATTGCATAACATGGCTGGTGTTGGTACGTTTCTTCACTAACTGAAACTGCTTATGAAGCGTTTCTTTTCTCAGATCCTCCTGCAATGAAGAAGGTCATGTTATCATAGATACTTAAATTCAGCTGTCCTAAAACTGCAAGGAAGACATAGAAGGGCATTGCGAGCTCCCAGAGGGTGAGAATAAGATGAATTTCTGTAACACTTCACAGGAGATTAAATGTAAAGTTAGGGACTGCACTGATGTCAGGAGTCTGCAGCATCTTATTAATCTGCTTTATTAGTGATCTTTCAGCAAAATGGGCACAGATGAGCTACAATAAGAATCCCTGAAGTGTTTCATGACTGCTGGATCTTTGGTCCAAAACAACAGTAGTGAATAGCAGTGGCCTTTGTTTCTTATTTAAGAATCACTAGGAAAGCTTGCACTTGGCAACTTGTTTAAAAACATCCTTGCAATCAATATGGTATCAAATTGTTATATTCAGGTTAAGTGAATTCAAGTCTGGTGGCTAGATTGCTTCTAACCTTCACCTCAAAAAAGAAGAATAAGTTTCTGAACTACACTAATCACCCAAATATGTAAACCTTACAAAAACTAAACTAGTCATGAAAAGTTTTCATCAGCCACCCCATTCCACATTACTACCTATGAGATAAATAATCTTTACTCTTGTGCAAAAGctaaaggataaaaaaaaaaccaaacattaaCGGAAGCACCAAATGTCTGATCTAAATAACTCACTTCATCAGAATCTTCCATCCAGTTGACACTGTACCAGTCCCCTAAGTAAGTTTGTCTTTCATCATCATAATAGCATGCATATGAAGACTCCTTAGGATTGGCAGCAGTAGTTGCATAAACTGTAAGACAAATGGAATAGCAGACTTCATTTACATCTCCCCATTAATTTGGTACTGATCTGCATGACTGAGCATTACAATATGAATTGAAACAATGAGCCTGATAAATACtctgttcaaagaaaaaaaagaaacaaagtaatTCAAAAGCATGTTAACAATTGGTTTAAATTCATCTTCTGATATGGGATGATACTAAAGGTCCCTGAACTTCCTCATTACCAACTGTATGTAATCAATACTGATTATGCAGATAACACACTACATTTAAAATCTTGAGCAACATTCCCATTCTATAACACAGTGTTCTCTGTCAAGTCCTTTGTAACACTGTGGAGTAAAGAAACAAAGCGTTTTGCAGCTACAATTGAGATGAGGAGTCTAACGGAGCTCTTAAAAATACAGGTGCCCACAGATTTCAGTGGCTCAAGTAGTAAAATGCAGTATTTTGCATGTTTGCAGAAATGGTTGAGTTTCAGGAAGGCAGTCTGAGTGTAGTATTGTGCTTTCAATAAGGCCAAAATAATTTCTTTATGTACACAAGTAATTTTTCAGGTAGAAAAGGCTCAGAAtctggggaaaagaagaaaactagTCTTAAATATCGCTTTCTTAATATTTagtattttgaaaacattttcatgGTATCTTCTTAAGGCTTAGCCAGGAATCAATTAAAACTTGCAGCTCACCACTGGTGGGTAGGCAAATATCCCCTATTTTAGGAATAGcttaataccatatttatttaaatccaaGTAAAgttttggattcaagtacaatcaaggggtggtggggagcatgGCGCAAGAGGCTGCTGTAGCTCCTACTCTGGCCCCACTCAAAGCTCGGGATCAGAACCTCAGCTGttgccctgctgcttcccactaCCACTTACCCTATAtcatggctccagctctggccctggcctcactCCAACCCAGGGAATGGAGCACATGGTCACCTTAGCTCAGGAggaggcaacccccagcatgcatgccagagcgtggcacatgcattttgcttggcacatgcaccttggggtggacagtggggaaggggctgggattgtgctgccacaacaaggattgggcccctcatggcttccCTGCTCTctacccctggcacaccaacatcttgcaagtcgagtttgcaggtgtttttggtaTTTTGCCCAaaaaggttgccaatccctgctcTACCTCTTGTTTGGCCatgcagcagtgatggtgggctgtggtcagagctgctgctgctgcaaccactgctacctggagctacagcagctgcctatccccctccccaggcttgtactcaaatccaagacaagccCTCTCCCCATATTGAATGGGAGGTGGGGCGGGAAGAAATCAttttggaattgagtaaatacagtatttagtcATTTTACAGCAGTCCACTAAGCAAATTTACCCTTGAGCCATGGACTCTGTTTCAGATTTACAGCTCAACAGTCAAGATGCAGGCCAGAATGTTCAAGCTCTTTCCCATGGAGTCTAAAAGCCTCAGAAATCTTGGGTCTAACCAGTTGCTTGAATCTCTGCCAGGGAGTCTGAGAGCCCTGACTAGGGCTAGGGCTCAGGAGTTGCAGTCTTCAAGCTATTGAGCTAGGATGGATCCACACTGTCCATGGCTTAGGGTCAGTGTCCTATGTCCACTCAGAGCCACAGATCCCGGAAGCCAAGAACTGCTTGTTGAAGCTGCTGTTTTTATTAGCAGTGGTGAAATTTACAAGAATATGTATTTAACTGATCAACTGCAGTGCCTGGGAACTATTTCTTCGTAGAGATGCTTTGCAACAGACTGCTTTCCACCTATTAGGCAGGTaggtttaggtgcctaaatacgaTCACTTTTCTACCCTGAGTCCCTGAAAAAGTTAATGTAAAAAAAGAAGTAGGTCCTCTTCCTCTGTGCTGGTTTTCTGTGACTATCTTAAGAGTCAGAAAacagtgtgttacaaaagtagatgcatgaATAAATTTTCAATACTTGAGTACGGTAGAATACAATTGCACTTAGATGCTTAAGTACACTAACAGATAGAACACAACCTTGCCCTTTTATTTCTTAAATAACTTTTTCTTGAAGTTTGTGATTTGCTGGAAACCTCTCTAAACTTTTTATTTACATCTGATTAGGGCCAAAACCAAATGTCCAAAAAATGAAATTTGCCATACATTGGCTACTTGGCCAACTCAAGTCTCAGTAAATTACTGACTGACAGTATCTTTCAGTCTTCCAGTCCATTTGTAACATAGCACATTTATAACTGGCAGTCCCAGccatattgaaaaaaaataatactgatTGCTTACCATTGATATCATCAGACAAATGGTTCATCATTGATCCAGATTCACATGCTTCAATATAAAACACCATCTACAGAATAAGTCAGACATTTTTGGAAAAAACACTGGGAAAGGCAGAAAAGAGCTTCAGTTGCTTTTAAGCTGTAATTACTCTGTCCTTACTGATAACCTGCTGAACCTATATATAGGTCTACAAAAGAGTAAATAAAATTCCTCTTCTGCTTTGAAAAAACACAGGAAGTGTATGTGGGGAGAAATGGCACTGCTTAGGCTTCTAACTGTCCTGCAAAGATTTTACAGGTATCTGTTTGTAAAGTCAAGTAGCTGGTTAGTCTTTTTATGTCCAAAAAATGCATCCATTTGAACTGTTTATAGCCTTAATATTTTTGTGATAGGTCACCACTTACACATTTCTGCATGCAACCAGCTACAGCTCTCTGAAGTAATCAGTAATATGTTaggagttttttatttttttaaagcaaacataTTTTTTGGATTAGATTTCTATACTTAAAATACCTTTGTGCTGAAATGGGTATATAAGGTACTTTAGTGACCTTGTGACCTCAGCTAAACTGTTTCTATATTTTATTGCTATAATTGCTCAAAAACCACAAGCTTCCTGTAATAAAGCACACAGCATGAAGTGAACAAAGCACAGGAAGGTGTGCTGTACTGGAGGTGAGCTAGTAGTCTAGGCTGTTTTCCCTCAGAGGAGATCAAATTATATTGGTGTCAGAGAACTGCACTAATGTCTAAATGCTGATCCAAAACTTTCATGGCTTGCTATCACATTCTTCTCTAACTACTATGACTTTAGTGTTTAAACTAACTTTTGTGGGTTTACAACTCACCATTGACTGGTAATTAGTGGCAATCATCAGCTGTGATTCATGCGCACCCACCAACCCCCTTCCATGCACCTCCCAGGAGGTATGTCTCACACTTTTGGAAAAAGCTGGTTTAAACAATTATTGGAAGTGCAGCTAAAGGGAGCACAAACATACTTCCTCTTCCTTAGTTGCCCTATTAAGCTCACAACTTCCGATAAAACTTCTTTACCTTTTGGTATTTCTTGTGACGGTACATGTAATGAATGGTCTTATTCAAGTCCTTTACATGGAGCTGAAAAATAAGTACAAGTGTATTAATAATGTCTCTGGCAAAATAAACAGAAGAACTCATTTTATTGTAATAACCAATGGCTTTTTTAATATGAATGAATGTTACTACTTCTATCTACATGGCATTATTGTTGTTTTCAGTGTAGAGTCTACAAGAATACAAGACCCTACAATAAAGGGTCTACTTTAAGTTGTGGTGATCGATTCCAAATTTAAGGCTAAAAGTTACCCATTTTTATCTAACGCTTTGTCTCTCTGGGAAACAGAAGGGTGAAATAAATAATCCTCAAAAATTCAGATGATGCACTAAATATCTAAGCCATGGAATCACATACACACCAATTAAGTAATTTGTTTGGACCACAGCACTCAAATACCAAATGCTAAGTTTCATACACCAATGTAAATCAGACAATCAGAATATgaccttttatattttttccaagaaACACGTGTCAAGAAACTCAGATAAgcaaaaatatatacttttttgtAATAACTTAAAAAATGTTCAAATAAATGCTCACATCATCACTAGGAAAAGCCAGCAGCCCAGGTGCTCCATGGTCAGTGAAATAAACAAACACATGATCCTTAGGACCACTGTCAATAGAAAATCAGAAATAATTGGCTTTCTGCTATTtcctttttaggttttttttgcaTAAACAAACACCTAACGCAGAACTGAGACATGCCAGTAATTGatgataaacctgactgaatatGGTTTCATGCATAAGATAATTTTGTCTCAAATATACTACCAATTTATAACAAAGAAAGAATCAGCATAGAATGCAAATAGGGAGACAACTGTCCTGAGTAATAAACATGTTAAGACAAGTAGCTTTATACCAGGTTTCAGGTTTTAAACTGACTGCTATATTTAGTAGTGCatgttttacagcactttaagtaGATGCATTAACGATATTTTTCCTTCATCCTCTGATGCATCTGGTATACCATTCTATGAAACTATACCATAAGCCAGCAGCAGAGTCTGGTTTGAGAGGTCCTTGTTAACTCAGTTTTAACTGATAGAGCAATGACAGCAACAGGTAAATTCTAAAGATTCATCTCCACTTTTATGCCTCTTAGAGTATACATACTTATATAAAGACTAAGTTGATATGTGTGGCCATAACTAGCCCAACTCGGATCAGACTATTACTCCATTGAGAACTGATCTGCATGTGAATTTAGCCATTATGCTAGATTTGTACTTAGCTTGGTTCTGAAAGTCTTTTGAGTGTTGGGTACTAGAAAGGACTTGTGCAGCTTGCAGAAGTTCATAATGCTCCAGTCCAAATGGCAACTTAGCAAGTCTCCATAATGGCAAGTACAGTTAAGCACTAAGGGCTAATCCACAAAGGGACTTTgttttatgcattttattcaATAGCTGTTTCATGCAGAACACATTACAGGGCTACAAAAATATGCTCTTTCTTGTTCTCTGGTTCCATTACTCTACACAGTGGCACTGTTCTATTCAGAGAAGTGAGGGGTCCCCCCCAGAATAGCTGATAgcctagtgattagggcactctTCTAGAAGTTAGGAGATGTGGGTTTGCATCCTCTCAGGGTAGGAAGGGTTTAGCATCAAGGTTCCACACTTCCTGGAGAGTGCTCTAATCACTGAGCTGTTATACAAAATGTTATCactcccatctcctcctcctccagctctgtgTTCTGTATTTTACTCCATGTTGTCAGTCCGTGCAGGGTACAGTCTGCATGTGCCTACTGGATGAGGCACCTCAGAAGACTCAGG
This genomic window from Alligator mississippiensis isolate rAllMis1 chromosome 2, rAllMis1, whole genome shotgun sequence contains:
- the LGMN gene encoding legumain produces the protein MVLKATVLLGCILGISTFPLEEPEDGGKHWVVIVAGSNGWYNYRHQADVCHAYQIVRRNGIPDEQIIVMMYDDIAESEENPTKGIVINRPNGTDVYKGVLKDYTKEDVTPKHFLAVLRGDAEAVKGKGSERVLKSGPKDHVFVYFTDHGAPGLLAFPSDDLHVKDLNKTIHYMYRHKKYQKMVFYIEACESGSMMNHLSDDINVYATTAANPKESSYACYYDDERQTYLGDWYSVNWMEDSDEEDLRKETLHKQFQLVKKRTNTSHVMQYGNKSISSMKLMQFQGSGKKSTPISLPPVKHYDLTPSPDVPLAIMKRKLMATNDMYEAKKIAEEMKTHLEAKELIRESMRKIIYLITASNELTNQILSERLTLTNHDCYQAAVDRFKAQCFNWHIPKFEYALRQLYALVNVCEGGYPIDRIQLAMDLACLGN